The proteins below are encoded in one region of Streptomyces marianii:
- a CDS encoding SRPBCC family protein yields the protein MELRHEFTVPVPVEEAWRTLLDIERVAPCLPGTTVQEFDGEKVTGTVKVKVGPVTLTYRGTAVFEEKDEAAHRMVLKANGKELRGQGTARATVTAGLTASDEGTAVSVRTDFAVTGRPAQIGRGVMAEVGDRLVGRFADCLSEQLAGAPRADAGAGTAAGAGAAAAGPAVPGAGEPPAPASAAAEPGGPAVPGARAEAGPTEAAEPIDLLRTAGLPVTRRIVPVALAAGAAAAAVAVAVRCRRRRC from the coding sequence ATGGAACTGCGGCACGAGTTCACCGTCCCGGTACCGGTCGAGGAGGCGTGGCGGACGCTTCTCGACATCGAGCGGGTGGCGCCCTGCCTGCCGGGCACGACCGTCCAGGAGTTCGACGGCGAGAAGGTCACCGGCACCGTGAAGGTGAAAGTGGGCCCGGTCACGCTGACGTACCGGGGCACCGCCGTCTTCGAGGAGAAGGACGAGGCGGCACATCGGATGGTGCTGAAGGCGAACGGCAAGGAGCTGCGGGGGCAGGGTACGGCACGGGCGACCGTCACGGCCGGGCTCACCGCGTCGGACGAGGGAACGGCCGTGTCCGTGCGCACCGACTTCGCCGTGACCGGGCGGCCTGCCCAGATCGGGCGGGGCGTGATGGCCGAGGTGGGCGACAGGCTGGTGGGCCGGTTCGCGGACTGCCTGTCCGAGCAGCTCGCCGGGGCGCCCCGCGCGGACGCCGGGGCTGGCACGGCGGCCGGAGCGGGGGCGGCCGCGGCCGGGCCCGCGGTGCCGGGAGCCGGGGAGCCGCCCGCACCTGCCTCGGCCGCGGCGGAGCCCGGCGGCCCGGCCGTGCCCGGGGCGCGTGCGGAGGCAGGGCCGACCGAAGCCGCCGAGCCCATCGATCTCCTGCGGACCGCGGGCCTGCCGGTCACCAGGAGGATCGTCCCGGTGGCGCTGGCTGCGGGGGCGGCCGCCGCAGCGGTGGCCGTGGCCGTCCGGTGCCGGCGCCGGCGGTGCTGA
- a CDS encoding GTP-binding protein — translation MAPELSGGIGGDAAALALKILVAGGFGVGKTTLVGAVSEIRPLRTEERLSEAGESVDDTGGVDQKTTTTVAMDFGRITIRSGLSLYLFGTPGQDRFWFLWDELSQGALGAVVLADTRRLEDSFPAVDYFEHRRIPFVVAVNCFPGARTYGAHEVSRALDLDRGTPVVLCDARDRDSGKEVLVRLVEYAGRMHTARLLDSVG, via the coding sequence ATGGCCCCCGAGCTCTCTGGCGGCATCGGCGGAGACGCCGCCGCTCTCGCGCTGAAAATACTGGTCGCCGGCGGGTTCGGCGTCGGCAAGACGACCCTCGTCGGAGCGGTCAGTGAAATCCGGCCACTGCGCACCGAGGAACGGCTCAGTGAGGCGGGCGAGAGCGTCGACGACACCGGCGGAGTCGACCAGAAGACGACCACCACCGTCGCCATGGACTTCGGGCGCATCACGATCCGCTCGGGACTGTCCCTCTATCTCTTCGGCACACCCGGTCAGGACCGCTTCTGGTTCCTGTGGGACGAGCTCTCGCAGGGCGCGCTCGGCGCGGTGGTCCTCGCGGACACCCGTCGCCTCGAGGACAGCTTCCCGGCCGTCGACTACTTCGAGCACCGGCGCATCCCGTTCGTCGTCGCCGTCAACTGCTTCCCGGGCGCGCGGACCTACGGGGCGCACGAGGTCTCCCGCGCGCTGGACCTCGACCGGGGGACGCCGGTCGTGCTGTGCGACGCGCGCGACCGTGATTCGGGGAAGGAGGTGCTGGTCCGGCTGGTCGAGTACGCCGGGCGGATGCACACCGCCCGGCTGCTCGACTCGGTGGGGTGA
- a CDS encoding phosphatidylinositol-specific phospholipase C domain-containing protein, with translation MRKLSRMTSASVAAAALGVALVPAQAPAVAAAGTEVTAPAYSSTTSVGVHNAYEKSKYPYFADALDSGAGMLEIDVWTNVFGRSFRVAHDNPVGNDNNCVNASTAAELRTKSRNRDLSGCLSDIRAWHEANPGHRPILLKVEMKDGFQNKYGRGPAALDALLTARLGDALYRPAELAAGHPDLDTAVRARGWPSRSDLAGKFIVELIPGTVEQGNPFDTLWTDREYATHLRNLASAGRLPEASAFPAVLGAQAGDPRGRYSDASLRPWFVVFDGGASLYAGGSIDTAWYDRNHYLVLMTSAHSVPPAIDSTSPTEAQARDRVALLAGRHASVVSSDWHTLPSVLSSVVPRGTSGGTHRSQR, from the coding sequence ATGAGGAAGCTCTCGCGCATGACATCGGCATCAGTCGCCGCCGCCGCACTGGGGGTGGCCCTCGTACCGGCACAGGCACCCGCGGTGGCCGCGGCGGGCACCGAGGTGACGGCACCGGCGTACTCGTCGACGACCTCGGTCGGCGTCCACAACGCGTACGAGAAGTCGAAGTACCCCTATTTCGCCGACGCCTTGGACTCGGGTGCGGGAATGCTCGAAATCGACGTCTGGACCAATGTGTTCGGCAGATCCTTCCGGGTGGCCCACGACAATCCGGTGGGCAACGACAACAACTGTGTGAACGCCTCGACTGCCGCCGAGCTGCGCACCAAGTCCCGCAACAGGGATCTCAGCGGCTGCCTCTCCGACATCCGCGCCTGGCACGAGGCGAACCCCGGACACCGACCCATCCTGCTCAAGGTCGAGATGAAGGACGGTTTCCAGAACAAGTACGGCCGGGGCCCCGCCGCGCTGGACGCTCTGCTCACCGCCAGGCTCGGTGACGCGCTGTACCGGCCCGCCGAGCTGGCCGCGGGTCACCCGGACCTGGACACCGCCGTACGCGCGCGTGGCTGGCCCTCCCGCAGCGACCTCGCGGGGAAGTTCATCGTCGAACTCATCCCCGGCACGGTCGAGCAGGGGAACCCGTTCGACACACTGTGGACGGACCGGGAGTACGCCACCCATCTGCGGAACCTCGCCTCGGCCGGCCGGCTGCCCGAGGCCTCGGCCTTCCCCGCCGTACTCGGTGCGCAGGCCGGCGACCCGCGCGGCCGTTACTCGGACGCCTCCCTCCGCCCGTGGTTCGTCGTCTTCGACGGCGGCGCCTCCCTCTACGCGGGCGGCTCGATAGACACCGCGTGGTACGACCGGAACCACTATCTCGTCCTCATGACGAGCGCCCACAGCGTGCCGCCCGCGATCGACAGCACCAGCCCTACGGAGGCACAGGCCCGCGACCGCGTCGCTCTGCTGGCCGGCAGGCACGCGAGCGTGGTGTCGTCGGACTGGCACACTCTGCCCTCGGTCCTGTCGAGCGTCGTGCCCCGTGGTACCTCCGGCGGCACCCACCGGTCACAGCGGTAG
- a CDS encoding class I SAM-dependent methyltransferase, with amino-acid sequence MMRTNEANWDARTPVHLASAFYGLTGNGQRDADPDRWFGDFEWADLGDLSGRDVLHLQCHLGTETLAFARRGARTTGLDISGASVAAARRLASDAGLAVDYVQANVYDAAEALGTQRRFDVVYTGKGALCYLPDLDRWAATAAALLRPGGRLYLVEFHPLLGSLGPKPAPGEGSALLLRHDYLGGRGAIRRDSTYTYTDGPAVRGTTESFEWMHGIDEIVNALTGAGFGITRLRESDELPWPRWPEMVRTPGGWWRLPDGSPRIPLLLALLATRTD; translated from the coding sequence ATGATGCGGACCAACGAAGCCAACTGGGACGCCCGCACCCCCGTGCACCTGGCCAGCGCGTTCTACGGGCTCACGGGGAATGGGCAGCGGGACGCCGACCCCGACCGCTGGTTCGGCGACTTCGAATGGGCGGATCTCGGCGATCTGAGCGGCCGTGACGTGCTGCACCTGCAGTGCCATCTCGGCACCGAGACGCTCGCCTTCGCCCGGCGCGGTGCCCGCACCACCGGGCTCGACATCTCCGGGGCGTCGGTCGCCGCGGCCCGCCGCCTCGCCTCCGACGCAGGTCTTGCGGTCGACTACGTCCAGGCCAACGTCTACGACGCGGCCGAAGCGCTCGGCACCCAACGGCGGTTCGACGTCGTCTACACCGGCAAGGGCGCGCTGTGCTATCTGCCGGACCTCGACCGCTGGGCCGCCACGGCCGCCGCACTGCTGCGTCCCGGCGGCCGGCTGTACCTCGTCGAGTTCCACCCGCTGCTGGGCTCCCTCGGCCCCAAGCCCGCGCCGGGTGAGGGCTCCGCACTCCTGCTGCGCCACGACTACCTGGGCGGACGCGGCGCGATCCGCCGGGACTCGACGTACACGTACACCGACGGGCCGGCCGTGCGGGGGACGACCGAGAGCTTCGAGTGGATGCACGGGATCGACGAGATCGTCAACGCCCTCACCGGGGCCGGCTTCGGGATCACCAGGCTGCGGGAAAGCGACGAACTCCCCTGGCCGCGCTGGCCGGAGATGGTGCGCACACCCGGCGGCTGGTGGCGGCTGCCCGACGGCTCGCCCCGGATCCCGCTGCTCCTCGCCCTGCTCGCGACCCGCACGGACTGA
- a CDS encoding helix-turn-helix domain-containing protein, with product MAENDFDEVLTAVGPRLRALRQARGSTLAQIAETTGISLSTLSRLESGGRKPTLELLLPLAQAYGVPLDELVGAPAVGDVRIRQRPFTRNGQTYVPLTRYLGGMHAYKHIVPPRTKDKSARPEQKVHEGYEWLYVLTGRLWVALGEHDLVLGAGEAAEFDTRTPHGFANAGDRPVEFLSLFGPQGERMHVRARPAPG from the coding sequence ATGGCGGAGAACGATTTCGACGAGGTGCTCACGGCCGTGGGACCGCGTCTGCGGGCCCTGCGGCAGGCGCGCGGCAGCACGCTGGCCCAGATCGCCGAGACTACCGGGATCTCGCTGAGCACCCTGTCACGACTGGAGTCCGGCGGGCGGAAGCCCACGCTCGAACTGCTGCTGCCGCTGGCCCAGGCGTACGGCGTGCCGCTGGACGAGTTGGTCGGCGCCCCCGCCGTCGGTGACGTGCGCATCCGGCAGCGCCCGTTCACCCGGAACGGGCAGACGTACGTGCCGCTGACGCGGTACCTCGGAGGTATGCACGCCTACAAGCACATCGTGCCACCGCGGACGAAGGACAAGAGCGCGCGCCCCGAGCAGAAGGTGCACGAGGGCTACGAATGGCTCTATGTGCTCACCGGACGGCTGTGGGTGGCACTCGGCGAGCACGACCTCGTGCTCGGCGCGGGCGAGGCCGCGGAGTTCGACACCCGCACGCCGCACGGCTTCGCCAACGCCGGGGACCGGCCCGTGGAGTTCCTGTCGCTGTTCGGGCCGCAGGGAGAGCGGATGCACGTACGGGCACGCCCGGCCCCGGGCTGA
- a CDS encoding XdhC family protein yields the protein MREILPALSRWYARGEPFGLATVVSVSRSAPRGPGAAMAVGPDDEVVGSVSGGCVEGAVFEMAQEVLADGAARLHTFGYSDEDAFAVGLTCGGEITLLVRAVSPGTDAVFGAVADSVAAHRPVTVATVTDGPAARGATLAVWADEVAGSLGSEGLDAAVVADARGGLAQGSTGVRHYGPRGQRREDDVAVFLHSFAPPPRMLVFGAIDYAAAVARIGDFLGYRVTVCDARPVFATPKRFPEGVEVVVDWPHRYLDRTETDGRTVICVLTHDPKFDVPLLEQALRRPAAYIGAMGSRRTHDDRAKRLHEAGLGEGQLARLRSPVGLDLGARTPEEVAVSVAAEIVALRWGGSGAPLTETAGAIHPAGPVPGGGATRAGSAGDDEERS from the coding sequence ATGCGTGAGATCCTGCCCGCCCTGAGCCGCTGGTACGCCCGGGGCGAGCCGTTCGGACTGGCCACGGTCGTGTCGGTGAGCCGCAGCGCGCCGCGCGGGCCCGGCGCGGCGATGGCCGTCGGCCCGGACGACGAGGTCGTGGGCAGTGTGTCCGGCGGTTGTGTGGAGGGCGCGGTCTTCGAGATGGCGCAGGAGGTCCTCGCCGACGGTGCGGCGCGGCTGCACACCTTCGGGTACAGCGACGAGGACGCGTTCGCGGTCGGGCTGACCTGCGGTGGTGAGATCACGCTGCTGGTGCGGGCCGTCTCGCCGGGCACCGACGCGGTGTTCGGGGCGGTGGCCGACTCGGTCGCAGCGCACCGTCCGGTCACGGTCGCGACCGTGACCGACGGCCCCGCAGCGCGCGGCGCCACCCTGGCGGTGTGGGCGGACGAGGTGGCCGGGTCGCTCGGCTCCGAGGGGCTGGACGCCGCCGTCGTGGCCGACGCGCGCGGCGGGCTGGCGCAGGGCTCGACCGGTGTGCGGCACTACGGGCCGCGTGGACAGCGCCGCGAGGACGACGTCGCGGTCTTCCTGCACTCGTTCGCTCCGCCGCCGAGGATGCTGGTGTTCGGGGCCATCGACTACGCGGCCGCCGTCGCCAGGATCGGTGACTTCCTCGGCTACCGGGTGACGGTGTGCGACGCGCGTCCGGTGTTCGCCACGCCAAAGCGGTTCCCGGAGGGCGTCGAGGTCGTCGTGGACTGGCCGCACCGCTATCTGGACCGGACCGAGACCGATGGGCGCACGGTCATCTGCGTACTGACGCATGATCCGAAGTTCGACGTGCCACTGCTGGAGCAGGCCCTGCGCCGGCCGGCGGCGTACATCGGCGCCATGGGCAGCCGCCGCACCCACGACGACCGCGCCAAGCGGCTGCACGAGGCCGGGCTCGGCGAGGGGCAACTGGCCCGGCTGCGCTCGCCGGTGGGCCTTGACCTGGGGGCCCGTACTCCCGAGGAGGTCGCCGTGTCCGTGGCGGCGGAGATCGTGGCACTGCGGTGGGGTGGGAGCGGCGCGCCGCTGACGGAGACGGCCGGCGCGATCCATCCGGCCGGGCCGGTTCCCGGAGGCGGCGCGACGCGGGCGGGATCCGCCGGTGATGACGAGGAACGGAGCTGA
- a CDS encoding LmeA family phospholipid-binding protein — translation MTAHSRNPYEELAQLADPEPEFAELGDPTARAHGGAPARGIPSDETPGEWSPPNHRGRSRFGALPVALKLTVGAVVCATLLCAGDRLALAYAEDKAEEKIRDSLGLGARPGVDIAGFPFLTQVLGQRIDRVDVTLPDVAADKVSLAEVHATARDVRIVGDLPSSLRGAVVDRMDGDVLLSFDDLNRELGASRVKFTSAGPGGVHIAGSLPVAGREITVRAEARIERDGQRAVSTTVEGMRLDVPGLFSYRPGKDPGHSGLRLHREAAARISREAARVRALLALPAVVKRLGLPESQIERALRSEKELSRLTGTPRFLQRLMKVNLVDVVVDHPWLLEKAGIDPRLVGALLKLRPPQLSDRLSLSFELPRTTAGDIRLEDIAVEREGIRADLTGTGLTFGRHSAGRPPASRPDAGPGHGRPTGGDRESPAPSAASGVPSAVEAGAGRDAVISP, via the coding sequence ATGACCGCGCATTCCCGCAATCCGTATGAGGAGCTTGCCCAACTGGCCGACCCGGAGCCGGAGTTCGCCGAACTCGGTGATCCCACGGCCCGCGCGCACGGTGGTGCCCCCGCTCGCGGCATCCCGTCGGACGAGACCCCCGGCGAATGGTCGCCGCCCAACCATCGCGGCAGGAGCCGGTTCGGAGCACTTCCGGTGGCGCTGAAGCTCACCGTCGGCGCCGTCGTGTGCGCCACGCTCCTCTGCGCCGGTGACCGGCTGGCCCTCGCCTACGCCGAGGACAAGGCCGAGGAGAAGATCCGCGACTCGCTCGGTCTCGGCGCGCGCCCGGGCGTCGACATCGCCGGCTTCCCCTTCCTCACCCAGGTGCTCGGACAGCGGATCGACCGCGTCGACGTCACCCTGCCAGACGTGGCCGCCGACAAGGTCTCTCTCGCAGAGGTCCACGCCACCGCGCGCGACGTCCGGATCGTCGGCGATCTGCCGAGTTCCCTGCGGGGCGCCGTCGTCGACCGCATGGACGGCGACGTCCTGCTCTCCTTCGACGACCTGAACCGTGAACTCGGCGCCTCCCGGGTGAAGTTCACCAGTGCAGGTCCGGGCGGGGTCCACATAGCCGGGTCGCTGCCCGTGGCCGGCAGGGAGATCACGGTCCGGGCGGAGGCCCGCATCGAGCGGGACGGGCAGCGGGCCGTGTCGACCACCGTCGAAGGCATGCGGCTCGACGTTCCCGGGCTGTTCAGCTACCGGCCGGGGAAGGACCCCGGGCACTCCGGCCTGCGCCTCCACCGCGAGGCCGCAGCGCGCATCAGCCGTGAGGCCGCCCGCGTCAGGGCCCTGCTGGCCCTGCCGGCCGTAGTGAAGCGGCTGGGGCTTCCCGAGTCCCAGATCGAACGCGCGCTGCGCAGCGAGAAGGAACTCAGCCGGCTCACCGGAACGCCGCGCTTCCTCCAGCGGCTGATGAAGGTCAACCTCGTCGATGTCGTCGTCGACCATCCCTGGCTGCTGGAGAAGGCCGGTATCGATCCCCGGCTGGTCGGCGCCCTGCTGAAACTCCGGCCACCGCAGCTCTCCGACCGGCTCTCGCTGTCGTTCGAACTGCCGAGGACGACGGCCGGCGACATCCGGCTCGAGGACATCGCCGTGGAACGCGAGGGCATCCGGGCCGACCTGACGGGGACCGGTCTGACCTTCGGCAGGCATTCCGCCGGCCGCCCTCCGGCCTCCCGGCCCGATGCCGGCCCCGGCCACGGCCGCCCCACCGGCGGAGACCGCGAGAGCCCGGCCCCGTCCGCCGCCTCCGGCGTGCCCTCAGCCGTCGAGGCCGGTGCGGGGCGCGATGCGGTGATCAGCCCCTAA
- a CDS encoding roadblock/LC7 domain-containing protein, whose translation MAADKGLDWLLDDLTKRVSYIRHALVLSNDGLVTGASTGLAREDAEHLAAVSSGLHSLARGSGRHFRAGRARQTMVEFDDAMLFVTAAGDGSCLCVLSAAEADVGQVAYEMTLLVNRVGEHLAVAARQPGRITVSDF comes from the coding sequence ATGGCAGCGGACAAGGGGCTCGACTGGCTCCTGGACGACCTGACCAAGAGGGTCTCGTACATACGGCACGCGCTCGTGCTGTCCAACGACGGCCTGGTGACCGGGGCGAGCACGGGACTCGCCCGGGAGGACGCGGAGCACCTCGCCGCCGTCTCCTCCGGACTGCACAGTCTCGCGCGCGGCTCGGGCAGGCACTTCCGCGCGGGCCGGGCGAGGCAGACCATGGTGGAGTTCGACGACGCGATGCTTTTCGTCACCGCCGCGGGCGACGGCAGTTGCCTGTGCGTGCTCAGCGCCGCGGAGGCCGACGTCGGCCAGGTCGCCTACGAGATGACGCTGCTGGTGAACCGGGTGGGGGAACACCTGGCGGTGGCCGCGCGGCAGCCGGGTCGGATCACGGTCTCGGACTTCTGA
- a CDS encoding PPOX class F420-dependent oxidoreductase, with amino-acid sequence MARKMSQDEWRAFVSQGTRTAKLSTVSADGGPHIAPVWFLLDGDDVVFNTGKETVKGRNLTRDGRVALCVEDDRPPFSFVVVQGRAELGEDPEQLRHWATRIAARYMGEERAEEYGARNGVPGELLVRVRVEKVRAVADVAG; translated from the coding sequence ATGGCGAGAAAGATGTCTCAGGACGAATGGCGGGCGTTCGTGTCCCAGGGCACGCGCACCGCGAAGCTGTCGACCGTCAGCGCGGACGGCGGCCCGCACATCGCACCGGTCTGGTTCCTCCTCGACGGTGACGACGTGGTCTTCAACACCGGGAAGGAGACGGTGAAGGGCCGGAACCTGACCCGCGACGGCAGGGTCGCCCTCTGTGTGGAGGACGACCGTCCGCCGTTCTCCTTCGTGGTCGTCCAGGGCCGTGCGGAACTGGGCGAGGACCCTGAGCAGTTGCGGCACTGGGCCACCCGGATCGCCGCACGCTACATGGGCGAGGAACGCGCCGAGGAGTACGGTGCGCGCAACGGGGTTCCCGGAGAACTGCTGGTCCGGGTACGTGTCGAGAAGGTCCGGGCCGTGGCGGACGTCGCCGGCTGA
- a CDS encoding ATP-dependent DNA ligase, which translates to MLLARLADVSRQIAAEPSRTRKIEALASLFRDARPQEAGLVISYLAGRLPQGRLGVGWSVLGHRPEPAGEPVLTVEETDAAFSALAGVAGPGAQAERRRLVAGLMAAATPPEQEFLLRLLTGEVRQGALDAVALEGVAKAVGAPAGEVRRAVMLDGSLPRVAEAVLGEGPTALSSFRLRVGHPVQPMLAHTSASVPDAVRALGACSVEEKLDGVRIQVHRSAGEVRIHTRSLDDITARLPDVVETVRELPGDRFILDGEVIALDPAGRPLPFQDTASRVGSRTDVAAATAAVPLSPVFFDILAAEGRDVLDLPGRERHAELAALVPEAMRVRRYVVEDPASPAQLEGAEGFLAATLDRGHEGVMVKGLDAPYVAGRRGRSWLKVKPVHTLDLVVLAAEWGHGRRTGLLSNLHLAARGADGGLVMLGKTFKGLTDEMLRWQTEWLRELAVEDDGSEVRVRPELVVEIAYDGLQRSSRYPAGVALRFARVLRHRPDKPAAEAAAIEDVLAATPVVLPSEG; encoded by the coding sequence ATGCTGCTGGCCCGCCTCGCCGATGTGTCCCGGCAGATCGCTGCCGAGCCGTCACGCACCCGGAAGATCGAAGCCCTGGCGTCCCTGTTCCGCGACGCCCGGCCGCAGGAGGCCGGGCTCGTCATCTCCTATCTGGCCGGACGGCTTCCTCAGGGGCGGCTCGGCGTCGGCTGGAGCGTCCTCGGCCACCGGCCCGAGCCGGCCGGGGAGCCCGTCCTGACCGTCGAGGAGACCGACGCTGCGTTCTCGGCACTCGCCGGCGTCGCGGGGCCGGGTGCCCAGGCGGAGCGCAGACGGCTCGTCGCTGGTCTCATGGCCGCAGCGACCCCGCCCGAACAGGAGTTCCTGTTGAGGCTGCTGACGGGCGAGGTGCGTCAGGGCGCCCTCGACGCGGTGGCACTCGAGGGCGTCGCCAAGGCGGTAGGCGCACCGGCGGGGGAGGTCCGGCGGGCGGTGATGCTCGACGGTTCACTTCCCCGGGTGGCCGAGGCGGTACTGGGGGAGGGGCCGACGGCGCTCTCGTCCTTCCGGCTCCGTGTGGGACATCCCGTACAGCCCATGCTCGCCCACACCTCGGCGTCGGTGCCCGACGCGGTCCGGGCTCTGGGCGCCTGCTCCGTGGAGGAGAAGCTCGACGGGGTCCGTATCCAGGTCCATCGCTCGGCCGGGGAGGTGCGTATCCACACGCGGTCGCTCGACGACATCACCGCCCGACTGCCCGACGTGGTGGAGACGGTGCGGGAGCTGCCGGGGGACCGCTTCATCCTCGACGGCGAGGTGATCGCACTCGACCCGGCGGGCAGGCCGCTGCCCTTCCAGGACACCGCCTCCCGCGTCGGTTCCCGCACGGACGTGGCCGCCGCCACCGCGGCGGTTCCGCTGTCACCCGTCTTCTTCGACATCCTCGCCGCCGAGGGCAGGGACGTCCTCGATCTGCCCGGGCGCGAGCGCCATGCGGAGCTGGCCGCGCTGGTTCCCGAGGCCATGCGGGTCCGGCGGTACGTCGTCGAGGACCCCGCGTCCCCCGCCCAGCTCGAAGGTGCCGAGGGCTTCCTCGCCGCCACGCTCGACCGCGGCCACGAGGGCGTCATGGTCAAGGGGCTCGACGCGCCCTATGTGGCGGGGCGCCGCGGCCGCTCCTGGCTCAAGGTGAAGCCCGTGCACACGCTCGACCTGGTCGTGCTGGCCGCCGAGTGGGGCCACGGCCGCCGCACCGGACTGCTGTCCAACCTTCATCTGGCGGCACGGGGCGCCGATGGGGGGCTCGTGATGCTCGGCAAGACGTTCAAGGGGCTCACCGACGAGATGCTCCGCTGGCAGACGGAGTGGCTGCGGGAGCTGGCGGTGGAGGACGACGGCTCCGAGGTGCGGGTCCGGCCCGAACTCGTCGTCGAGATCGCCTACGACGGTCTGCAGCGGTCTTCGCGCTATCCCGCCGGCGTCGCGCTGCGATTCGCCCGCGTCCTGCGCCACCGTCCCGACAAGCCGGCGGCGGAGGCCGCCGCGATCGAGGACGTCCTGGCGGCCACGCCCGTGGTGCTTCCGTCGGAGGGCTGA
- the leuE gene encoding leucine efflux protein LeuE, which yields MLGVENLPTYAVGAVLIILLPGPSSLFTLSVAARLGVRAGCRAAAGVFLGETLLMVATAAGLASLLQTNALLFAIVKYAGAGYLTWIAVGMIRAAWAMWRRRNEQTEETAAAAPDPSTGGRLFRRSLVITVLNPKAILFFISFFVQFVDPRYPYPGLSFALLALVYQVISIAYVTALILGGTYLATQFRRRRKLSAGLTTGAGALFLGFAAKLATTSN from the coding sequence ATGCTGGGAGTGGAGAATCTGCCGACCTATGCCGTGGGGGCGGTGCTGATCATTCTGCTGCCGGGGCCGAGCTCTCTGTTCACCCTGTCGGTCGCCGCACGGCTGGGGGTCAGGGCGGGCTGTCGCGCCGCGGCGGGGGTGTTCCTGGGCGAGACCCTGCTCATGGTGGCGACGGCCGCCGGGCTCGCTTCGCTGCTGCAGACCAACGCACTGCTGTTCGCCATCGTGAAGTACGCCGGCGCCGGCTACCTGACATGGATCGCGGTCGGCATGATCCGGGCGGCGTGGGCGATGTGGCGGCGCCGCAACGAGCAGACCGAGGAGACTGCCGCGGCCGCCCCGGACCCGTCGACGGGCGGAAGGCTGTTCCGGCGCTCGTTGGTGATCACCGTCCTGAACCCGAAGGCGATCTTGTTCTTCATCTCGTTCTTCGTGCAGTTCGTCGATCCCCGGTACCCGTACCCGGGGCTGTCCTTCGCGCTACTCGCGCTCGTCTACCAGGTCATCAGCATCGCGTACGTGACCGCGTTGATCCTCGGCGGTACGTACCTCGCCACGCAGTTCCGCCGCCGCCGGAAGCTGTCAGCGGGCCTCACGACGGGGGCTGGCGCGCTGTTCCTCGGTTTCGCGGCGAAGCTGGCCACGACGAGCAACTGA